The Paenibacillus macerans genome includes a window with the following:
- the essC gene encoding type VII secretion protein EssC, whose product MNENHLFNRQPRFLPEMPGGELEIPGPPHAYEKPEISWFTLLAPPAVMLVITGLLALTSQSMFMMLSIAMTVMTLIVSLTSATAQIRKYKNKKKEREKKYLQFIADCRSELTLAREQQIKAMNELNPEPAACLERIQQLDRRLWERTPSYPDFLSLRLGVGSVPAARRIQYTKQAIILESDPLLMEPQRLALEFERVPDVPVSVNLMKAEICGIAGEEELALDLVTKLVLQLVTHHGYDDVRVVVLASEETLDRWNWLKPLPHVWSGGFDSRYLLCGPAIAHQVLGELYQVLKDRELKTVGGAMLPHYVFIVQDPGLLENEPIHKYLYNKCASLGVSSVFIAQGAAYLPMNCRQVVLLQGKTGELADRETGEKSTFLPDKADFAQLDQAARRLAPLRIKNTAAQFSLPVSLTLLELLGAKAAGEVDVASRWIRNKPFKGMSVPIGVKAGGNPFYLDMHETGHGPHGLVAGTTGSGKSELLQSIIISLALNYHPHDVVFVLIDYKGGGMADVFKGMPHLVGTITNLGGNETTRALLSIKSELMRRQRVFSEYGVNNIDRYQKLYYSRSRSEQASMPAIPHLIMIADEFAELKQDQPDFMKELVSAARVGRSLGVHLILATQKPAGVVDDQIWSNSKFKICLKVQDETDSKDVIKRPDAAMIKEPGRAYIQVGHDEIFELFQSAYSGADYDPEGELLKRENRAKRIYEVSLHGRAEQIYPREEEKIAKKEMPTQLKAMVDHIIAVSGANGIEPLKGPWLPPLPDTVYLDDIYGPEEGFRTDLGRWAPSGDLLSVPIGLLDDPRGQRQEPLRIDFAQEGNLFVYGAPGTGKTYLLKTLCLSLAHKYSPEDVHLYVMDFGGSSFRALEQLPHCGGVMTLEQESLIQQFMLFVFRTIKERKKLFEDTRSDGFNDYRLNAAGIRERGVQGGGGAGGIGGTNIAGAVATSGTGSVELNIVGAFAARTSATGSSAASSNATSSPVSLPAIVLVIDNYFALSETYESVDEKMVMLAREGAKYGIYMAVSATNASLVRYKFAVNFKMAVTLQLTDKGEYDGIVGRTEGLEPAKLAGRALVRGKPPLEFQTAVPEYKAADLEQTLERYAALVRSGTVRPATPIPVMPARIDMAEINRGASGSRIAIGLGDQDLQPVLVDLTATPVLMIAGDPLSGKSTQLVSWIRALAANLGEEGLAVYALDSGAMGLYSIMNEPYVTDLAQIEDMYSFVDGVKEELDARRSKLLETRRAGGDPETLVRSWKQLVFVFDKLSELTEGDQYSLKELLERIVKQERGLKAAVLAADLTGELANNWDGLGKAIREEQCGLLLGSLKEQSLFNARLPYGAQEKEFEPGDGYFIVKNKFIGLRTGVYESKPELVLERR is encoded by the coding sequence ATGAATGAAAACCATTTGTTTAACCGCCAGCCCCGGTTCCTGCCGGAAATGCCGGGCGGGGAGCTGGAGATTCCGGGGCCGCCGCACGCCTATGAAAAGCCGGAAATTTCCTGGTTTACGCTGCTGGCGCCGCCGGCCGTCATGCTGGTGATCACGGGCCTGCTGGCGCTCACATCGCAATCGATGTTCATGATGCTGTCGATCGCCATGACGGTGATGACGCTGATCGTGTCGCTCACGAGCGCCACGGCGCAGATCCGCAAATACAAAAACAAGAAAAAGGAACGGGAGAAAAAATACCTGCAGTTCATTGCCGACTGCCGGAGCGAGCTGACGCTGGCCCGCGAGCAGCAGATCAAGGCGATGAACGAGCTGAACCCGGAGCCTGCCGCTTGCCTGGAGCGCATTCAGCAGCTCGACCGCCGGCTGTGGGAACGGACGCCGTCGTATCCGGACTTTCTGTCCCTGCGCCTCGGCGTAGGCAGCGTGCCGGCGGCGCGGCGGATCCAATACACGAAGCAGGCGATTATTCTGGAGAGCGATCCGCTCCTGATGGAGCCGCAGCGGTTGGCGCTGGAGTTTGAACGCGTGCCCGACGTGCCGGTTTCCGTCAATCTGATGAAGGCGGAAATATGCGGTATCGCCGGCGAAGAAGAGTTGGCTCTGGACTTGGTGACCAAGCTGGTGCTGCAGCTGGTGACTCATCACGGATATGACGACGTGCGGGTTGTCGTGCTCGCCTCCGAGGAGACACTGGACCGCTGGAACTGGCTTAAGCCTTTGCCGCACGTCTGGTCCGGCGGCTTCGATTCGCGGTACCTGCTGTGCGGGCCGGCGATCGCGCACCAGGTGCTTGGCGAGCTGTACCAAGTCCTCAAGGATCGCGAGCTGAAAACGGTAGGCGGGGCGATGCTTCCGCATTATGTATTTATCGTTCAGGATCCCGGCTTGCTCGAAAACGAACCGATCCACAAATATTTGTACAACAAATGCGCTTCATTGGGCGTGTCGTCGGTGTTTATCGCCCAGGGCGCGGCCTATCTGCCGATGAACTGCCGTCAGGTCGTGCTGCTGCAGGGCAAAACCGGGGAGCTGGCGGATCGGGAAACCGGGGAGAAATCCACCTTCCTTCCCGACAAGGCCGACTTCGCCCAGCTGGATCAGGCGGCCCGGAGGCTAGCGCCGCTGCGCATCAAAAACACGGCCGCCCAGTTTTCGCTGCCCGTCTCGCTGACGCTGCTCGAGCTGCTTGGCGCGAAAGCGGCGGGCGAAGTGGACGTGGCCTCGCGCTGGATTCGCAACAAGCCGTTTAAGGGGATGAGCGTGCCGATCGGCGTCAAAGCCGGGGGGAACCCGTTTTACCTGGACATGCACGAAACCGGGCACGGCCCGCACGGGCTCGTCGCCGGCACGACCGGTTCGGGGAAAAGCGAACTTTTGCAAAGCATCATCATCTCGCTGGCGCTGAACTATCATCCGCATGACGTTGTGTTCGTGCTGATCGACTATAAAGGCGGCGGGATGGCCGACGTTTTCAAAGGGATGCCCCATCTCGTCGGGACGATCACCAACCTCGGCGGGAACGAGACGACGCGGGCGCTGCTGTCGATCAAAAGCGAATTGATGCGCAGGCAGCGCGTGTTCTCGGAATACGGGGTCAACAACATCGACCGCTATCAGAAGCTGTACTACAGCCGGAGCCGCTCCGAGCAGGCGAGCATGCCGGCGATACCGCACCTGATCATGATCGCCGACGAGTTCGCCGAGCTGAAGCAGGATCAGCCCGATTTCATGAAGGAGCTGGTCAGCGCGGCCCGGGTCGGCCGAAGCCTTGGCGTGCATCTGATTTTGGCCACGCAAAAACCGGCCGGCGTCGTCGACGATCAGATCTGGAGCAACTCCAAGTTCAAGATTTGTCTCAAGGTGCAGGACGAGACGGACAGCAAAGACGTGATCAAGCGCCCGGACGCGGCGATGATCAAGGAGCCGGGCCGGGCGTATATCCAGGTCGGGCACGACGAAATTTTCGAGCTGTTCCAGTCGGCCTACTCCGGCGCGGATTATGATCCGGAGGGCGAATTGCTCAAACGGGAAAACCGGGCCAAGCGCATTTACGAAGTATCGCTGCATGGCCGGGCGGAGCAGATTTATCCGCGCGAAGAAGAGAAAATCGCCAAAAAGGAAATGCCGACCCAACTGAAGGCGATGGTCGATCATATCATCGCGGTGTCCGGCGCGAACGGAATCGAGCCGCTCAAAGGGCCGTGGCTGCCGCCGCTGCCGGATACCGTCTACCTGGACGATATTTACGGTCCTGAGGAAGGCTTCCGGACGGACCTCGGCCGCTGGGCCCCGAGCGGCGACCTGCTCAGCGTGCCGATCGGCCTGCTCGACGATCCGCGGGGCCAGCGCCAGGAGCCGCTGCGCATCGATTTCGCCCAAGAAGGCAATCTGTTTGTGTACGGCGCTCCCGGTACGGGAAAAACGTATCTGCTGAAAACGCTGTGCCTGTCCCTGGCGCATAAATATTCGCCGGAGGACGTCCATCTCTACGTGATGGATTTCGGCGGCTCTTCGTTCCGGGCGCTGGAGCAGCTTCCGCATTGCGGCGGCGTGATGACGCTGGAGCAGGAATCGCTTATCCAGCAATTCATGCTGTTTGTGTTCCGGACCATCAAGGAGCGGAAGAAGCTGTTCGAGGACACACGGAGCGACGGGTTCAACGATTACCGCCTAAACGCCGCTGGCATCCGCGAAAGAGGCGTCCAGGGCGGCGGCGGGGCGGGAGGTATCGGCGGAACGAATATCGCTGGGGCGGTTGCTACAAGCGGGACAGGCTCCGTAGAACTGAATATCGTCGGAGCGTTTGCCGCCAGGACAAGTGCCACCGGTTCAAGTGCCGCTAGCTCGAATGCCACTAGCTCCCCCGTTTCGCTGCCGGCGATCGTGCTCGTCATCGACAACTATTTCGCCTTGTCGGAAACGTATGAGTCGGTCGACGAGAAGATGGTGATGCTGGCCCGGGAAGGGGCAAAATACGGCATTTACATGGCCGTTTCCGCCACCAATGCTTCGCTTGTCCGCTACAAATTCGCCGTCAATTTCAAAATGGCGGTGACGCTGCAGCTGACGGACAAGGGGGAATACGACGGCATCGTCGGCCGCACCGAAGGGCTCGAACCGGCCAAGCTGGCCGGCCGCGCGCTGGTGCGGGGGAAGCCGCCGCTGGAGTTCCAGACCGCCGTGCCGGAGTACAAAGCGGCCGATCTGGAGCAGACGCTGGAGCGCTACGCCGCCCTTGTCCGCAGCGGGACGGTCCGCCCGGCAACGCCGATCCCGGTCATGCCGGCCCGCATCGACATGGCGGAAATCAACCGTGGCGCCAGCGGCAGCCGGATCGCCATCGGCCTTGGCGACCAGGATCTCCAGCCGGTGCTCGTCGATCTGACGGCGACGCCGGTGCTGATGATCGCCGGGGATCCGCTGAGCGGCAAAAGCACGCAGCTCGTCTCCTGGATCCGGGCGCTCGCCGCGAACCTGGGCGAAGAAGGGCTCGCCGTATACGCGCTGGATTCCGGCGCGATGGGGCTGTACTCGATCATGAACGAACCGTATGTGACCGATCTGGCGCAGATCGAAGATATGTATTCGTTCGTGGACGGCGTCAAGGAAGAGCTTGACGCGCGCCGCTCCAAGCTGCTGGAGACGCGGAGAGCCGGGGGTGATCCTGAGACGCTGGTCCGCTCCTGGAAGCAGCTCGTGTTCGTCTTCGACAAGCTCAGCGAGCTGACGGAGGGCGACCAATACTCGCTGAAGGAGCTGCTGGAGCGGATCGTGAAGCAGGAACGCGGCCTGAAAGCCGCCGTCCTGGCCGCCGACTTGACCGGCGAGCTGGCGAACAATTGGGACGGTCTGGGCAAAGCGATCCGCGAAGAGCAGTGCGGACTGCTGCTCGGCAGCTTGAAGGAGCAAAGCCTGTTTAACGCCAGACTCCCATACGGCGCCCAGGAGAAGGAGTTCGAGCCGGGAGACGGTTATTTTATCGTGAAGAACAAATTTATCGGCCTGCGTACCGGCGTTTACGAGAGCAAGCCGGAGCTTGTGCTTGAAAGGAGGTGA
- a CDS encoding DUF5050 domain-containing protein, which yields MGDHFGGSGLVLAAGGKLLLTDICHYSGTFWLDPASGETKLLDGVFWFMNPADDGIYASDQQRGHRLCRIDPRTGAVEPVSQAPCGGLIRQGDWLYYINEEDRKLYRLRMDGRGESRIADEAVEAFAMDGDEIYYATNLGIRTCRPDGSEREIVSDAAATGLFLLGEKLVYADKKNRRLLTVFDLRTGSARAYDDLVPGSLCTDGRYLYCSNRMHADTIYRIDLELGSKIRICGDSADHLHVIGGEMYFSSRFEWHKMSLSGGQAAKVITNSRGQYDE from the coding sequence ATGGGCGATCATTTTGGCGGCAGCGGGCTTGTGCTCGCGGCGGGCGGCAAGCTGCTGCTGACGGACATTTGCCATTACTCCGGCACGTTTTGGCTCGATCCCGCAAGCGGGGAAACGAAGCTGCTGGACGGCGTTTTCTGGTTTATGAACCCGGCCGATGACGGCATATACGCAAGCGACCAGCAGCGCGGCCATCGGCTCTGCCGGATCGATCCCCGGACGGGGGCCGTGGAGCCGGTGTCGCAGGCCCCTTGCGGGGGGCTGATCCGCCAGGGAGATTGGCTTTACTATATCAACGAAGAGGACCGCAAGCTGTACCGCCTCCGGATGGACGGCCGGGGAGAGAGCCGGATTGCCGACGAGGCGGTCGAGGCTTTTGCCATGGACGGGGACGAAATTTATTACGCGACGAATCTGGGGATTCGGACCTGCCGCCCCGACGGCAGCGAGCGGGAGATCGTGTCCGACGCGGCCGCCACCGGGCTGTTTCTGCTTGGGGAGAAGCTGGTTTACGCCGACAAGAAAAACCGTCGCCTGCTGACCGTGTTCGACCTGCGTACGGGGAGTGCGCGGGCGTATGACGATCTTGTCCCCGGCAGCTTGTGCACGGATGGGCGTTACCTGTACTGCAGCAACCGGATGCATGCCGATACGATCTACCGTATCGATTTGGAATTGGGGAGCAAAATCCGGATTTGCGGCGACAGCGCGGATCATCTGCATGTGATCGGCGGGGAAATGTATTTCAGCAGCCGCTTCGAATGGCACAAAATGTCGTTGTCGGGCGGGCAGGCTGCCAAAGTCATAACGAATTCGCGAGGCCAATATGATGAATGA
- a CDS encoding WXG100 family type VII secretion target: MANLTFSPEQARSVSKSILNKGNNARDLINQLDREIKSVEGWWQGDSAKAFVDEFNQLKPSLDKLVECVTNISNNLNKIADIKEQSERDIASALRK; encoded by the coding sequence ATGGCAAATTTGACGTTTAGCCCCGAACAGGCGCGCAGCGTATCCAAGTCCATCCTGAACAAAGGGAATAATGCCCGCGATCTGATCAACCAGCTCGACCGGGAGATCAAATCGGTGGAAGGCTGGTGGCAAGGGGACTCCGCAAAAGCTTTTGTGGATGAATTCAACCAACTCAAACCAAGTCTGGATAAGCTGGTGGAATGCGTAACGAACATCAGCAACAACCTGAACAAAATCGCTGATATTAAGGAACAAAGCGAAAGAGACATTGCGAGCGCACTACGTAAATAA
- a CDS encoding EsaB/YukD family protein — protein sequence MDEIMLVTFQAPHFRKELWVPPFVTSAELLEMLADAYGLAVSPGHRLQAEPLGRILDPVRTLEEEGVAAGALLTLV from the coding sequence ATGGATGAAATAATGCTGGTGACCTTTCAGGCGCCCCATTTCCGCAAGGAGCTGTGGGTTCCGCCGTTCGTCACCTCGGCGGAGCTGCTGGAGATGCTGGCGGACGCTTACGGACTTGCGGTTTCGCCGGGGCATCGTTTGCAGGCCGAGCCGCTTGGGCGTATTCTGGACCCGGTCCGGACGCTGGAGGAGGAAGGCGTGGCGGCCGGGGCGCTGCTGACGCTGGTGTAG
- a CDS encoding YeiH family protein, whose translation MAFTLIIALLGYGLACLPGLDRAGQLACSILLAVLYRQLWGYPEKLRAGIRFSSQQLLRLAIILFGLKLNIGVVLQQGPGLLLRDAAVIVFSILATMLLAKWLKGDPSLSLLLGIGTGVCGAAAIAAVSPILQSKEEDTAIGAGIIALVGTLFAVAYTVIRPFLPLSGVDYGIWSGASLHELAHVALAAEPAGPDALAVALLAKLGRVLLLIPFSLLLMVWMKRTGKTGTDAKIAFPWFLLGFIAMSCLGSFLIGKYILIPQAVINGVSSLTTFLLAMAMAGLGLNVDLRQLRAKALRPLFAMLTASLLLSLLTLAAL comes from the coding sequence ATCGCCTTTACGTTGATCATCGCCTTGCTTGGCTACGGTTTGGCCTGCCTGCCCGGGTTGGACCGGGCCGGTCAGTTGGCCTGCTCCATCCTGCTCGCCGTCCTCTACCGGCAACTCTGGGGATACCCGGAGAAACTGCGCGCAGGAATTCGTTTCTCCTCGCAACAACTGCTGCGGCTCGCGATCATTTTGTTCGGCTTGAAGCTGAACATCGGCGTCGTGCTGCAGCAAGGGCCGGGCTTGCTGCTCCGCGACGCCGCGGTTATCGTTTTCTCGATCCTGGCGACGATGCTGCTGGCCAAATGGCTGAAAGGGGACCCCTCCCTCTCCCTGCTGCTTGGCATCGGGACCGGCGTTTGCGGGGCCGCGGCCATCGCCGCCGTTTCCCCGATTCTTCAATCCAAAGAGGAGGACACCGCCATCGGCGCCGGGATCATCGCATTGGTCGGCACGTTGTTCGCCGTCGCTTACACGGTTATTCGCCCGTTTCTCCCGCTGAGCGGGGTAGATTACGGGATATGGAGCGGCGCCAGCCTGCATGAACTCGCCCACGTCGCGCTGGCTGCGGAACCGGCCGGACCGGACGCGCTCGCGGTCGCCCTGCTGGCCAAGCTGGGGCGCGTTCTTCTGCTGATCCCGTTCAGCCTTCTGCTGATGGTCTGGATGAAACGGACCGGCAAAACGGGGACGGACGCCAAAATCGCATTCCCATGGTTTCTCCTCGGTTTTATCGCCATGAGTTGTCTCGGAAGCTTCCTCATCGGCAAATATATTCTCATTCCGCAAGCGGTAATAAACGGGGTATCCTCGCTGACGACGTTTTTGCTGGCGATGGCTATGGCCGGTCTCGGCTTGAACGTCGACCTGCGGCAGCTGCGCGCCAAGGCGCTTCGCCCGCTCTTCGCCATGCTGACCGCCTCGCTGCTGCTCAGTCTGTTGACGCTCGCCGCGCTTTAG
- a CDS encoding LysR family transcriptional regulator, which produces MDLSLKVFITVAEKQNFTRAAEALHMTQPAVSQHIGALERQLGTKLLERSNKFVRLNKAGEIVYHHAREISGLYGRMQYLIDDLKHTAYGNLSIGASYTYGEYVLPHVVAEMMKLYPGIRPAITIGNSREIEAKVGGHELDIGIIEGEFRDAQFRIEPIADDAMVIVIPAGHKAAGRVGLKFSDLREETWIIREPGSGTREATDKMFVEQGFYPERLMEFGSTQIIKESVEAGLGISFLSRAAVRKEIALGTLREPDVEGFPFTRKFSLITRTAPFYTKAMEVFMELLRRSPSI; this is translated from the coding sequence ATGGATTTGTCCTTAAAAGTGTTCATAACGGTGGCCGAAAAACAAAACTTTACGCGCGCCGCCGAAGCGCTGCATATGACGCAGCCGGCTGTCAGCCAGCATATCGGGGCGCTGGAGCGGCAGCTTGGGACCAAGCTGCTGGAGCGAAGCAATAAATTCGTCCGGCTGAACAAGGCGGGGGAGATCGTCTACCACCATGCGCGGGAAATTTCCGGGCTGTACGGCCGGATGCAGTATTTGATCGATGATTTGAAGCATACCGCGTACGGGAATCTGTCGATCGGTGCAAGCTATACGTATGGAGAATACGTGCTGCCGCATGTGGTGGCGGAGATGATGAAGCTGTACCCTGGAATCCGGCCGGCGATCACCATCGGAAATTCCAGGGAGATCGAAGCGAAGGTGGGCGGACATGAGCTGGATATCGGCATTATCGAAGGCGAGTTTCGCGACGCGCAATTCCGCATTGAGCCGATCGCCGATGACGCCATGGTGATCGTGATCCCGGCGGGGCACAAGGCTGCGGGGCGCGTCGGCTTGAAATTTTCCGATTTGCGGGAGGAGACGTGGATTATCCGGGAACCTGGTTCGGGCACGCGCGAGGCGACGGACAAAATGTTTGTCGAACAGGGGTTTTATCCGGAGCGGCTGATGGAGTTCGGCAGCACGCAAATCATCAAGGAATCGGTCGAGGCGGGGCTGGGCATCAGCTTCCTGTCCCGGGCCGCGGTGCGCAAGGAAATTGCCCTCGGAACGCTGCGGGAGCCGGATGTCGAAGGTTTTCCGTTTACCCGCAAATTTTCCTTGATCACGCGTACGGCGCCATTTTACACCAAAGCGATGGAAGTGTTTATGGAGCTTCTGCGTAGGTCCCCCTCCATTTAG
- a CDS encoding WXG100 family type VII secretion target — protein MASPGEISSAARKVHTKAMDLKNAERRFSSTLGGIDTWWKGQAGKAFAEDYNQQAKRAMERLCAEMENMKSALDRLSSEIRNADEERRRKELLERQRKAAR, from the coding sequence ATGGCTTCGCCGGGGGAAATCAGCAGCGCGGCCAGAAAAGTGCACACTAAGGCGATGGATCTGAAAAATGCGGAGCGCAGGTTTTCGAGCACGCTTGGCGGCATCGATACTTGGTGGAAGGGGCAGGCGGGCAAAGCTTTTGCCGAGGATTACAACCAGCAGGCCAAACGGGCGATGGAGCGCCTGTGCGCGGAAATGGAAAACATGAAGTCCGCTCTTGACCGGCTCTCGTCCGAGATTCGGAACGCCGATGAGGAGAGGCGGAGAAAAGAACTGCTGGAGCGGCAGCGAAAAGCGGCGAGATAG
- a CDS encoding YhgE/Pip domain-containing protein produces the protein MKKYRSLITWWKKSIDSLRRFQASMASLAANAGRGIGRALRYCGVKTRLALQRSRQFLARQGGYLKTETLNTVKNREVIVPVLGLLLIPLLYSGVYLIANWDPYGRVSNLPVAVVNLDKPVKFQGKTIDIGNRLVDNLQHNDSVDFQFVSKEKAEQGLKNYDYYLLIEIPPDTSQAATTILDPKPQKMELVYKENSAYNFLSASISDKVVEKIQKEVSAEVTETFTEEMFEALTQVSDGLRDASDGAGKLESGLKQLGDGISEFKKQVNGKIDAAMGSADQRLDSVIDEYGDKLHERINEEIDKEIAANKDPIDTRLHEEVNKAIADNAGTVKQRMHDEIDAAVQNNAESVRSVLHEQIDKAFAEYGGDVRARMHKEIDSAVDEYSEQIRGKLHSEANGLIDEYSGKTRSRIHSEIDKAIDEYSNAVKTYIIASVDDEINQQIDQIVSDAKAKAKQLDDTFARVLKELEPVIDQLPADKQEQIRARLAELEKAKQQIVDWMDSQLPGLKQKLNDRVNQIIGKRFDEKLPQITNKIHSVVDDKFDELLPQLEQKMNNLIDDKYAELLPQIVSRIHSAADTKLDELEPKVQSELHAKADEKFDELQPKLREKLHETAEDKFNALLPEVTNRLHQVAEDKYQALLPELQQRLHEAADEKFDEAKGKVSELSHDKLDEVKGIATDAQGTLNDAFDQLLDGQQQLLDGEQLLKDELRKGAEKATLDPTDQTYNMFAQPVESSQVSNHDVEYYGEGMAPYFLALGLFVGALMFSLFYPLKKTTIVPPNGPVWFLGKFAFMLAESLLQTIILVAFVLYGLKLEVTSVPVFFTVALFSSITFYAIIQFLSSLFGNVGRFMIVIMLVLQLSASAGTFPIELTPEFFQQIHPYLPMTYSVRAFRAVISSGDYAFMWSSLDRLAVFLAASLTGSLLYFTLAHYLKTRKAAKAQRKTNAQLPLES, from the coding sequence ATGAAAAAATATCGAAGCCTCATAACGTGGTGGAAAAAAAGCATCGATAGTTTGCGCCGGTTCCAGGCTTCGATGGCGAGCTTGGCGGCAAACGCAGGCCGGGGAATCGGGCGCGCCCTCCGCTATTGCGGCGTTAAAACCCGCCTTGCCCTTCAGCGAAGCCGGCAATTTCTCGCCCGCCAGGGCGGCTACCTGAAGACGGAAACCTTGAATACCGTCAAAAACCGGGAGGTCATCGTGCCCGTTCTCGGTTTGCTGCTGATTCCGCTGCTGTATAGCGGCGTTTACCTGATCGCCAACTGGGACCCGTACGGCAGAGTATCCAATCTTCCGGTCGCCGTCGTCAATTTGGATAAGCCCGTTAAATTTCAGGGCAAAACGATTGATATCGGGAACCGTTTGGTCGACAATTTGCAGCATAACGACAGCGTGGATTTTCAGTTTGTTTCCAAGGAAAAAGCCGAGCAGGGCCTAAAAAACTACGACTATTACCTGCTGATTGAAATTCCGCCGGACACGTCGCAGGCCGCGACCACGATCCTTGACCCGAAACCGCAGAAAATGGAGCTGGTGTACAAGGAAAACAGCGCCTACAATTTTTTGTCCGCTTCGATTTCCGATAAAGTCGTGGAAAAAATCCAGAAGGAAGTTTCGGCGGAAGTGACCGAAACGTTCACGGAGGAAATGTTCGAAGCCTTGACCCAGGTGTCCGACGGACTGCGCGACGCCAGCGACGGCGCGGGCAAGTTGGAATCGGGCCTGAAGCAGCTCGGCGACGGCATTTCCGAGTTTAAAAAGCAAGTAAACGGCAAAATCGACGCGGCGATGGGCTCCGCCGATCAGCGGCTCGATTCGGTCATCGACGAATACGGCGACAAGCTGCACGAGCGGATCAACGAAGAGATCGACAAGGAAATCGCCGCAAACAAGGACCCGATCGATACGCGCCTGCACGAGGAAGTGAACAAGGCGATCGCGGACAATGCCGGTACCGTGAAGCAGCGCATGCATGACGAAATCGACGCCGCGGTCCAAAACAACGCCGAATCGGTGCGCAGCGTGCTGCACGAGCAAATCGACAAGGCCTTTGCCGAATACGGCGGCGATGTCCGCGCGCGGATGCACAAGGAGATCGATTCGGCGGTGGACGAATATTCGGAGCAAATCCGCGGCAAGCTGCACAGCGAAGCGAATGGGCTGATCGACGAGTACAGCGGTAAAACCCGCAGCCGGATTCATTCGGAAATCGACAAGGCGATCGACGAATACAGTAACGCCGTCAAGACGTATATTATCGCCAGCGTGGACGATGAAATCAATCAGCAGATCGATCAAATCGTGTCGGACGCCAAGGCAAAAGCGAAACAGCTCGACGATACGTTTGCCCGGGTGCTGAAAGAACTGGAGCCGGTGATCGATCAATTGCCGGCCGACAAGCAGGAGCAAATCCGGGCCCGGCTGGCCGAACTGGAGAAAGCGAAGCAGCAAATCGTCGATTGGATGGATTCGCAGCTGCCCGGTCTGAAGCAGAAGCTGAACGATCGCGTCAACCAGATCATCGGCAAGCGGTTTGACGAAAAACTGCCGCAAATCACGAATAAAATCCACAGCGTCGTCGACGATAAATTCGATGAACTGCTGCCGCAGCTGGAGCAAAAGATGAACAACCTCATCGACGACAAATACGCCGAGCTGCTGCCGCAGATCGTCAGCCGCATCCATTCGGCCGCGGACACCAAGTTGGATGAGTTGGAGCCGAAGGTACAAAGCGAGCTCCATGCCAAGGCGGATGAAAAATTCGACGAGCTGCAGCCGAAGCTGCGGGAGAAGCTCCATGAGACGGCCGAAGATAAGTTTAACGCGCTGCTGCCGGAAGTAACGAACCGCTTGCACCAGGTCGCGGAAGACAAGTATCAAGCGTTGCTGCCGGAGCTGCAGCAGCGCTTGCACGAAGCCGCGGACGAGAAGTTCGATGAGGCCAAGGGCAAGGTTTCCGAGCTGTCCCATGACAAGCTGGACGAAGTCAAAGGCATCGCCACGGATGCCCAGGGCACGCTGAACGACGCGTTTGACCAGCTGCTGGACGGGCAGCAGCAATTGCTCGACGGCGAACAGCTGCTGAAAGACGAGCTGCGCAAAGGCGCGGAAAAAGCGACCCTGGACCCGACCGACCAGACGTACAACATGTTCGCCCAGCCCGTGGAAAGCAGCCAGGTCAGCAACCATGACGTGGAATATTACGGAGAAGGGATGGCCCCTTACTTCCTGGCGCTTGGCCTGTTTGTCGGCGCGTTGATGTTCTCGTTGTTTTACCCGCTCAAAAAGACGACGATCGTTCCGCCGAACGGCCCGGTCTGGTTCCTTGGCAAATTCGCGTTCATGCTGGCGGAAAGCCTGCTGCAAACGATCATTCTCGTAGCTTTTGTGCTGTATGGTCTCAAACTGGAGGTTACAAGCGTGCCGGTATTTTTTACGGTGGCCTTGTTCTCAAGCATCACCTTTTACGCCATCATCCAGTTTCTGTCCAGCCTGTTCGGCAATGTCGGGCGGTTTATGATCGTCATCATGCTGGTGCTGCAGCTGTCCGCATCGGCCGGGACGTTCCCGATCGAGCTGACGCCGGAGTTCTTCCAGCAAATCCACCCGTATTTGCCGATGACGTATTCGGTCAGAGCTTTCCGGGCCGTTATCTCCAGCGGCGACTACGCCTTCATGTGGTCCAGCCTGGACCGCCTGGCTGTATTCCTGGCCGCAAGCTTGACCGGCAGCCTGCTGTACTTCACGTTGGCGCATTACCTGAAAACCCGCAAAGCCGCGAAAGCGCAACGTAAGACCAATGCACAGCTGCCGTTGGAATCTTGA